The Arachis ipaensis cultivar K30076 chromosome B03, Araip1.1, whole genome shotgun sequence region cgctcatcaaacggcttttggttttttgtatcagaaaaatttgttacaaaatattatcttgaattgtaacagttttattttttgttacaaaaactttttgtaacgggacatactgcaacggcccctttttttgttacaaatttcttttgtttcaaaatttcgatttcttgtaacaattttttttgttacaaatattgctttttcttgtagtagTGTCTGCTGCTGATCTTCGGTGTGTTGCCGTCACTAAGGTGCatgatttctattttattttcaattagcTCTTTAAGTCAACTCTCGAGGACTGACCTTTTCTTTTTTGCATGCAAAGGGTTATGCAAGGGATTATTTTCTAGAAGAGCTTAATGCACTAATTGGAAAGACTCTTCTGATCAAGTTAACTGTGAGGCTAGACAGCCTAAATAAATTTCAACTGTGCGTTATCACAGTTTCTAGGATATGTTCTGATCCTAACATTATCATGTCACTTGCTGCTCAAAAACACCTTAATCAGGTAAGTTTCTTGGATTATCTTAACATTGCATTCCTTATAGATTTGTTAGATCGATCGTTGTTCACTTCTCTATATATATAAGCGGTTTCCACCCTGACATTGCTTTCATCGCAGGCTGACTTGCAGAACATGGCCATCATTCCGGGCGATTACGATAATGATGCAGCTAGATCTGGCGACGTCAGCAGGGTTGTAACTTTGAGCACACCTCCTAACTCAAAGGAAACTACAATCTCGGCCATTGATTGTGAAGCCATGATTGCCCACACTCTTGTGAAATGGATCTGTCTCAGAATTGATTGTGGCGGCTCCTCCCATACTCCATCCACTGCATCCAAGAACCTGCTTCCTGCATTTGAGAAGTATATGACGAAGGATACCAATGATCCAAGAGCCACAAACCTCTGAGATCATGTTCTTTTGGTTCAGAATCGAGCTCTAATAAAATAAAGCGTGTCGTTTTGTGGACGCTGAATAAAGAGCTTTTCCTATTTCGTTTCTATAAAATCATATGATCTTTACGCATCACACATACATCCGTGTTGATGTGCCTTATTGTTCGATGGCTAATTTATTGTAATGCTTCTAGGTGTTGCTTGAATCTTGGCAACCATTTAATGCAAAATAATTGACTTCAATTAACAGTGTCTCGCTGTTTAACGTGATCATTATGTGGAACCATATTGGTCTATCGGGTCACGGCTTTACATGTGTTTGTTTATTATACATGAATTAAATTCCTATCATTCATGGCATGTCAGAACTTATATATATTTGTTAAAACAACTTAGTTTGCTGCATATTGAAACTAACCTTTTTGTCCATTGAATATTGGCCTCTCATTTATCTATAGCGGTTGGGTATTCAACACCATTGCAAACAATGTGCATTATAAGAGATAACCGATTGTGTAGTGTTGTGTTCATGTGTCTCTATTCAATGCATTTTTTATCACAGTTTGGCATTACATGCTTCACAACAACGTTTCTTCCATACGGCTAACATATGTttgcattaaaataaaaaaaaattacgttCTTCCATTTATCATTATAACAAGCTTGCCAATCACAATTTTTTTATTTCGGCTAGCACACTGCACGGGTTTCCTGGCAGGCGCACAAAGTATGGGTAAAAAAATGAAACCTCATCATCCGCAACGTGATGGGATCCACGGTCGACATTGCTCCGTCATCGGGTTATTCATTTTCGCATTCTTTTCAGCAATGCAATTTTCATGCGAACTTGAGATACAGAATCAATTTTGGGCTAGGTTTCAAGGAAAGTTATATTTGAATTGGATCGGGTTTCCATGCCTGTCCTCCTCACATGCTTTCGGGTCAGTTATAATCTTTCCGATTCCCCACAAAACAAATGGGAGATTAgagttgttttaattttttaaagcaAGGAACGACAATAAAACTAAAATATTGGTTTATGGTGATCTTTTAATGTTGTTACATTATTCCTTCTGTAATTACAATTTTTCCACAATCAGGttaaatgtttattttttttcgTTCTTTTAAATGCCTGACTTAAATATTTCTTACATTCATTTTAACTAACCTTTCTTCGAATAAACAAAACGAAGAATTTCTAAGTACCCTTTGTAAAGTAGTATCCATTAGTTTAAATTACGTAGTTTTTTATTGTATGTTATTTTCGTTTTCTCTAATGTAACTATATCATAATTTTCCTTGCTTGTTGTGTAATTTGTTACTTTAAAATCAGAACTATTTTTGTGTGGTCGATGTTATCGGTTTTGTTTTCCTTGGCCATGCTCAAAACGAAATATATGAATTTTGCTCATTAATCAACATATATAACAAATTATCGTTAATATTAAATATACTTATTACCTTATCATGCTATATCATCAACTTGATAGTTTAAAAGGATATTTCAATCTCAGAAAATTGGTTTCACTAAATATTACCAGTGTTTCAGGGGCATCGGATCCTGCTGAGCATCCACCGGTAGTGATCTTCTGTTAACTCACAGGGAGAAAAAATCCATATCCAGTGACAAAGTCAAAGATAATGGCTAGAGTTGACAAAGATGCTTTTAATTGTTCCCGCCTGGAGGTTTTTTGTGAGCCAACGATTTTATTCGCTCTAATCCCGAGCTGTTTGCTGACTTTTCCTTGAGCAAGTAGTCGTTGCTTACTGGCCAGACACAATTGAGGTACCGCATTCTCTGATCTCGTTGACTCATTTGTCTCAAAATGGTTTTCCCTGTTTAACGCCGTTGGTTAGGTTGTTATTTTTCCCTTCCCTTGGTTTGTGTTCATGGACCACCATGGTAAGCTTGCGAGGCAACGCAGCATGGCTTTCCTGAGCAACAAAAGGCGACGACTGCAACCGTTGTTACGTGCTGACTATTCCAAGAATGGTTTGTTTTTGGTTAACCGCTATCAACTTCATTGTGTTTTTTCTCTCAATATGCCCTTCTCTGTTTCTGTTTATAAATGATCATCATTTTTTCCCGGAGGGAACCAGTCAATTTTTTTGGCTATCTAGGTTAATCTGATATAGTTGGTCTACTGAATTGCTGCTGCTATCTGCCTTATTCGGGTTCAACTTTTGTTTACATTATAGCAGATAATCCGAACATACAACGACATGTGCCATCCCAGAGCCGGATGGGTGTACCGGACATATTCCCCACACCAGCTGTAACAAGGGAAGGTGACGTTACCATAGTTATTTGTACATTCTCAATCTGTCAATTACTAATTTTCCATTCAGTTACAGTCCCATCTTAGAGTTTCCTGCCATTCGATTGGATGGCCGCTCCTATGATTTAGTTGACATGCGCATTCCGGTTGTTTTAAGTTTGTTTTGTTTATATTATTTTACTACGCGACGGTTACTTGGAAACTTCTGAGCATGCCTCTAACAACTTGCTTGCGTTGCAACGTTATCTTCGTTCAACATTTCTCGAACAAGAGCCAATCGGAAGCGTGCCATAACCCAGAAGAGGTTGGATATGATGTGCATCTTAACTTTTTCCAATGCGTTAGATGCGACTAATTGGTAAAAATCACAACAAAGTCCCCCATGATTTGGTTCGGTGCTACTCCAGATCAGCATTCACACTGTCTTCAACCAAGAGTAACCGCAGCTAGGGTTGTTGCGTGATTTTGGCAGGGATTGTGGCACACATAAAttgtaattatttaattaatctcGAATTGTTTACCAAATTCTTCTTACCGATGGTAATGCAAGGATTGTTCGCAGTCATCTTTATCTCAGCTGACTGCTCCTCATTTTTCCCATGCCAACACTCTGGAAGTGCATATCTCTTCTGCATCCACTATTGAACCAGGTCAACCTCTTATTCACTTTGATTTTTTTCACACGTTACATCATGCATGCATAACTGGATCATTTAGTTCCTTTTGCTCATTTTCTTGTGGTAGATGTTTGGTCAATCAAGCTTCCTGTGAACAAATATTTTTTCTGTGGGACCAATATGTGGATTCACGAGCACCTTGCAAAATCAGGGCCGAATAACACTATATTGTTTGGCATTTGTTGCATGAGTGGCAAAGTCACTTTGCCTTTGTTGCCAATTCCGCCTCCACTATTGATGTTGTTGTTGGATGGTAGTGATGACCAAGCTATGCATTATCAAAAACATATTAGGTCTTTCAATGGTATGTTTTCATTTATATCCATGTCAGAAAAGATACAGTACACAATTAACAAGGAGACCGCTCCTCCCATGTTTGTTATTAGTAGCCAGAATTATCATTCCATAAGGAGTTTAATGCCACAACAATCTAACAAGCCAAAGTTTGCCCAACTATATTTTTATGATACTGGGAATGAGGTTCAAAACATAATTGACGCAATTAGGTGAGTTGCATTGTTTGTGCCTTCTGCCTAGCTGCTTAATTATTGATATGTTCACTACTTATGATAGGCTTACTTGGATATCTCAGTTGTTTAGTCTGTTGATGTTTTTGTAGGCACTCTGGTGAACATAAATCCATTGATCGAAAAATTGTAGCTGAACTAAGAGACATGCTTGATTCCCATAACTCCCTTGCTAAGTCGTTTTGGTATGCTAGGCAAAGATTTGCTCAAGATTCAATGACTCCGCTTCGGCTCTGTCTTATTAAGAAAAGGAGTACTGATGGTAGAAGATATAATCTGTCGTCAACGTCTGAAGTTGCAGCTCTTATTGTAGGTGACTTTGATACGAAAAACCTTGCCAGAGATGTGATCATCGAGACACATTCAAACCTTTTGAAACGAATTGATGTTAATCACCCTCAGTACCTAACTCTCCAATATCCATTGCTATTTCCATACAGAGAAGATGGTTTTAGGAATGGCATTTTAATATCAGAAGAAAGATCTAAGCAGAATACTTATAAGAGAGAAACCATTAACATGagggaattttttttcttttcgactTCAGATGAGATCACATGAGTTGGAAGTACTACTAAAATCAAGATGCTTGTTTCAACAGTTTTTAGTGGATAGTTACACCATGGTTGAGGCTGGAAGATTGAAGTATCATAGACACCGTCAAAACAAGTTTTGCTCCCATTAACTGTAGGGGCTGTATAAGTGCCTAATTCAGGGTGAAACACAAGCTGCCAAAACTGGTCGACTAGTTATCTTGCCATCCTCCTTTATGGGTGTTCCTCGATACATGTATAACAATTGCAAAGATGCATTTGATATATGCAGGTATGCCGGCTATCCTAGCTATTTTATTACTATCACATGTAACCCAGAGTGGAACGAGGTTAAAGAATGTGTTGCCAAATATTCACTAAAGGCAAGTGACAGGCCAGACATCATCTGTAGAGTGTTTAAAAATCAAGTTGGACAAATTACTAAAAGACTTAAAGAATGGATCTATAtttggaaagcaaaaagcaagtaaGCATTTTTCACTGTATCTTTTCCAACTTCCTACTGCTATGTTAGTCTATTTTGTATCCTGTGTTGTTTTTCCCCTTACATagtctgctttttttttttctttggaataTTTCAGTTGTCTATACAGTTGAATTCCAGATGTGTGGCCTTCCACACTGTCACATTTTGTTGTTTATTTAACAAAATGAGAAACCAAGATCCTCCAATGATATTGAGCAGCATATCTCGGCGGAGATACCTGACGAACACATGCAACCTAAGCTCTACAAATTAGTCCAAAAGTTCATGGTTCATGTTCCATGTGGGGTGCTAAATATGAGCAGTCCGTGCATGGTCAAGGAAAAGTGTTCAAAGTTCTATCCGATGGCCTTCCATGAGAAAACAGTAATAGATAATGCAGTTTCCCAAAGTATAAACGTTCAAATAATGGTCAAACCATTAATAAGAAAAATGTTGATGTTGACAATTGATTCATTGTTCCATATAATACAAAGTTGCTTCTCAAGTATTAAAtccaaccacgcgtacgcgtcgctaggATTTTTTACTGGCCATGCGTAGGCATTGTCCATGTGTGCGCGTCATCTGTCAAAtgcaccagtcacgcgtacgtgtcgtccatgtatacgcgtcgctgccagcttctcaaaacttcaatttcttgtgttcctttcacttttgcatgcttcctttccatcctctaagtcattcctgccctataaatcctaaaaatacttgacaaacatatcacgacatcgatggtaataaaagaggattaaaaattagcaaatttaggccaaagaagcaagttttcaatcgtagcacaaaattgggaaggaaaatgtaaaacatgcgaattatatgcataagtgtgagaataatagataaaatccactcaatttaatacaaaataaaccacaaaatagtggtttatcaagtatGGTTGTCACATAAATGTTGAGTACACTTGCCAAACGTCTGccattaagtattttttttaagtatataCATAAAGGTAATGATCGTGTGACTGCGTCCTNNNNNNNNNNNNNNNNNNNNNNNNNNNNNNNNNNNNNNNNNNNNNNNNNNNNNNNNNNNNNNNNNNNNNNNNNNNNNNNNNNNNNNNNNNNNNNNNNNNNNNNNNNNNNNNNNNNNNNNNNNNNNNNNNNNNNNNNNNNNNNNNNNNNNNNNNNNNNNNNNNNNNNNNNNNNNNNNNNNNNNNNNNNNNNNNNNNNNNNNNNNNNNNNNNNNNNNNNNNNNNNNNNNNNNNNNNNNNNNNNNNNNNNNNNNNNNNNNNNNNNNNNNNNNNNNNNNNNNNNNNNNNNNNNNNNNNNNNNNNNNNNNNNNNNNNNNNNNNNNNNNNNNNNNNNNNNNNNNNNNNNNNNNNNNNNNNNNNNNNNNNNNNNNNNNNNNNNNNNNNNNNNNNNNNNNNNNNNNNNNNNNNNNNNNNNNNNNNNNNNNNNNNNNNNNNNNNNNNNNNNNNNNNNNNNNNNNNNNNNNNNNNNNNNNNNNNNNNNNNNNNNNNNNNNNNNNNNNNNNNNNNNNNNNNNNNNNNNNNNNNNNNNNNNNNNNNNNNNNNNNNNNNNNNNNNNNNNNNNNNNNNNNNNNNNNNNNNNNNNNNNNNNNNNNNNNNNNNNNNNNNNNNNNNNNNNNNNNNNNNNNNNNNNNNNNNNNNNNNNNNNNNNNNNNNNNNNNNNNNNNNNNNNNNNNNNNNNNNNNNNNNNNNNNNNNNNNNNNNNNNNNNNNNNNNNNNNNNNNNNNNNNNNNNNNNNNNNNNNNNNNNNNNNNNNNNNNNNNNNNNNNNNNNNNNNNNNNNNNNNNNNNNNNNNNNNNNNNNNNNNNNNNNNNNNNNNNNNNNNNNNNNNNNNNNNNNNNNNNNNNNNNNNAATTCAAATGATTCGGTTGTTACTGTGGATGAAATTCAAAATTACTATGATTGTCGATATATATCTACGTGCGAGGATTCTTGGAGGCTCTTTGGTTTTGAGATTCAATTCAAAGAGCCTAACGTCATTCGCCTACCATTCCATCTGCTGAATGAGCAAAATATTTTATACGAAGATCATCAGCTTATTGAAAATGTAATTGAGAGTGCAGAATCAAAAGATAATATGTTTATTGGATGGATGGAGGTTAACAACAAATTTGATGCTGCCCGTAGGCTGACTTTCGCGGAGATGCCGTCGTATTTTGTTTGGGATAAGCAGGGACATATTTGGAAGCCTCGGAAGCAAGGTCATGTGATCGGTCGTCTCATCCATATTCCTCAGTCTCACAGAGAGGAGTACTATCTTCATATGttattgaattatcaaaaaggGTGTCAGACATTTGCTGATATTCAGTCCGTTGATGGAGTTGTCCATGACACATACAAACAAGCATGTTATGCTATCGGGCTTTTGCAAGATGATAAAAAATTCATTGATGCAATAAATGAAGCCAGTTCATGGGCGTCACCATCTTATATCAGGAGGTTCTTTGCGATGCTTTTGATGTCGAATAACATTATTCGCCCTGATATCGTTTGAGAACAATGTTGGAAATATTGTGCAGATGACATAATGTTTGACAACAGATAGATTCCAAGTAAAATTTGCGTTAGTTGGCACCATTATATTTTTCtaatgctaaattcacatttgattgtaaaaaaaaatctttttattaattgtttcttgtgttttttccgagttaaattttattatcGTGCCAAAGTGTTTTGTTACATTCATCTTTTCTGTTGTGGATTTAGGTTTCGAGCGTTTCGCTAACGAGATCATGTCCACCACTCTCGCCAAGATTGAAGAATTGTTGCAGTTGAATGGTAGGACCCTAAAAGAATTTAGCGACCTGCCGTTTCCGGATTTGCTGGATTCCGTAGAGCCTCGTGACACGGTGTTCCTTGATGAGCTCAATTTCAATAAGAACGAGTTGGCAACTATTTCTGTCGATTTAGTTTCCCGCTTAAATCAAAACTAGCGTGTTGCGTACGATACAATCTTTAATGCAGTCAGCCGTGACATGGGTGGATTTTTCTTTGTGTATGGATATGGTGGAACTGGGAAGACTTTTCTTTGGAATTCACTATCCACTTCGATAAGGTCGAAAGGTCAAATTGTTCTCAACGTTGCATCTAGCGAAATTGCAACATTATTGTTACCAAATGGCCGAACTGCTCATTCACGATTTAAGGTTCTGCTTAGTGTTAACCAAGATTCCATATGTAATATAAGACAGGGCATGCCTTTGGCACATCTTATTTcatctttaaaattaattatatgggATGAGGCACCTATGTTAAACAAATTTTTCTACGAAGCACTTGACAAGTGCCCTAAAGATGTTCTTCGTTTTAATCATGGATCTAAGCCTGATGCCCTGTTTGGTGGAAAAGTTGTTGTTCTTGGAGGTGATTTTCGTCAGATATTGCCTGTCATTCCTCATGGTTCTCGAGAGGATATTGTTCATGCATGTATGAATTGTTTGTACTTGTGGCAGTCTTGCCAGGTGTTGTAATTAACCGAAAACATGAGGCTGTGTGGGGCCCGCAAGATCACCGCAGTGTGGAGTTAAAGAAATTTGCTGACTGGCTGCTTCAGTTAGGTGATGGGTTATTAGGAGACAGTATAGATGGCGAATCAGTGATTAGGATACCGGACAAATTGCTATTGGATATTGAGTTACCAGCTCTTCACGATCTGGTGTTGTTCGTTTATCCTGATGTGTTACTGCATATTTCTAGCGTGGACTATTTTAAGGACAGAAGTATATTGGCACCGACACTTGATGTTGTCATGAAAGTTAACAATCATGTCATGTCTTTACTCCCTGGCAATGAAAAGGTTTATCTGAGTTCTGACACACTATTGAACGAAGATGGTCACTTAGAATCTGAATTATACACGATGAGCACAGAGTCGTTGAATGCATTGAATTGTTCTGGTATTCTGGTATTCCACAACACAGGTTAGTTCTTAAAATTGGTGTCCCTGTCATGCTTCTTTGTAATATTGACCAATCTAATGGATTGTGCAACAGTACACAGATGCAAGTTAGGCAACTTGGTGATCATATATTAAGTGCGTCATATTATCGGGTCGTAATGTTGGTCATGTTGTATTTATTCCTAGAATGAATATGGTCCCTAATAATG contains the following coding sequences:
- the LOC107633289 gene encoding uncharacterized protein LOC107633289, with protein sequence MGGFFFVYGYGGTGKTFLWNSLSTSIRSKGQIVLNVASSEIATLLLPNGRTAHSRFKVLLSVNQDSICNIRQGMPLAHLISSLKLIIWDEAPMLNKFFYEALDKCPKDVLRFNHGSKPDALFGGKVVVLGVLPGVVINRKHEAVWGPQDHRSVELKKFADWLLQLGDGLLGDSIDGESVIRIPDKLLLDIELPALHDLVLFVYPDVLLHISSVDYFKDRSILAPTLDVVMKVNNHVMSLLPGNEKVYLSSDTLLNEDGHLESELYTMSTESLNALNCSGILVFHNTGQEYLTTGDLPEDPKEAKYLKRDATKYTTIVGQLYKRGLSQPLLKCIKLGQTDYILREIHEGCCGHHVRGKTLA